Proteins encoded together in one Terriglobus saanensis SP1PR4 window:
- a CDS encoding TetR/AcrR family transcriptional regulator has translation MSCIIQEASGAAIHLLIFSMWIGDPFVKESMRADARKNYSHVLAVARDVIAEHGVNASMRDIARRAGVGLATLLRHFPTREALYEALLCTNLDALTQKAGELETANSPDEALLSWFREWVEFTQSYKGVVTLMAAAHTNPDSALYASCAAIHSASARLLLRAQAEGTAHADMNGDDLFALMAALGWAVDQPSFAPRADHLFHIIANAILTSGSLEITLATDSGLTL, from the coding sequence ATGAGCTGTATCATTCAGGAAGCATCTGGAGCAGCGATCCATTTGCTTATCTTCAGTATGTGGATCGGTGATCCATTTGTCAAGGAGTCCATGAGAGCTGATGCCAGAAAGAATTACAGCCACGTACTTGCAGTGGCGCGCGACGTCATCGCCGAGCACGGTGTCAATGCGTCCATGCGCGATATCGCCCGTCGCGCCGGCGTCGGATTAGCCACGCTGCTTCGTCACTTCCCGACGCGAGAAGCCCTATACGAAGCGTTGCTTTGCACCAATCTGGACGCACTGACGCAGAAGGCAGGCGAACTTGAAACGGCGAATTCACCTGACGAAGCGCTCTTGTCCTGGTTTCGCGAATGGGTGGAATTCACCCAAAGCTATAAGGGCGTTGTCACCCTGATGGCGGCCGCCCACACGAACCCGGACTCCGCTCTTTATGCTTCATGCGCAGCGATCCACTCAGCAAGCGCGCGACTACTGCTCCGCGCTCAGGCCGAAGGAACGGCGCACGCTGATATGAATGGGGACGATCTGTTCGCCTTGATGGCTGCGCTTGGCTGGGCGGTCGACCAACCCTCATTTGCGCCGCGGGCCGATCATCTCTTTCACATCATCGCGAATGCCATCCTGACTAGCGGATCGCTCGAGATAACCTTGGCGACGGACTCCGGCTTAACCTTGTGA
- a CDS encoding SDR family NAD(P)-dependent oxidoreductase, with translation MGKLEGKVAVITGGSSGIGLATAKRFVEQGAHVVITGRREKELKEAVTLIGKNVTTVTGDVSRLEDLDRLYAIVKEKHGHIDILFANAGAGTIAPLATATEQHFDQTFDVNVKGMFFTVQKALPLFKDGGSIILNSSVSNVKGLAGFTAYAASKAAVRNFARGWTMELKDRNIRVNCMSPGAIETPALATTTGLTAEQAEQAVAQFTSQIPMGRRGKPEEIAAAVVFLASDESSYITGADLAVDGGMAQV, from the coding sequence ATGGGAAAGCTTGAAGGTAAGGTTGCGGTAATCACAGGCGGAAGCAGCGGGATTGGCTTGGCCACGGCCAAGCGCTTCGTAGAACAAGGCGCCCACGTAGTGATCACTGGGCGACGTGAGAAGGAGCTGAAGGAAGCAGTCACCCTCATCGGGAAAAACGTTACAACGGTTACAGGCGACGTTTCGCGCCTGGAAGATCTGGACCGCCTCTATGCCATTGTGAAAGAGAAGCACGGTCACATCGACATACTCTTTGCGAACGCGGGCGCGGGTACGATCGCACCGCTCGCGACGGCGACAGAGCAGCATTTCGACCAGACCTTCGACGTGAACGTAAAGGGAATGTTCTTCACGGTGCAGAAGGCCCTTCCCCTCTTCAAAGACGGCGGCTCGATTATCCTCAACTCTTCTGTCTCAAACGTGAAGGGTCTCGCAGGCTTTACCGCCTACGCCGCGAGCAAGGCGGCTGTGCGCAACTTCGCGCGCGGTTGGACGATGGAGCTGAAGGACCGCAACATCCGCGTGAATTGCATGAGCCCGGGAGCAATCGAAACCCCGGCCCTAGCGACGACGACGGGCCTCACCGCTGAACAGGCTGAGCAAGCAGTCGCCCAGTTCACCTCGCAGATTCCAATGGGTCGCAGAGGCAAGCCCGAGGAAATCGCCGCCGCTGTGGTGTTTCTCGCTTCCGATGAAAGCTCCTATATCACCGGCGCGGATCTCGCTGTCGATGGAGGCATGGCGCAGGTCTAA
- a CDS encoding NADPH-dependent F420 reductase: MEAWRRSNLGAVPGLALHLRQSWDHASQTFSLNPRSENRMSYAIVGFGKIGQALAHAFARKNINVTVASRRSPEELAPQAREIGHTVVAKSLQDALQADTIILAIPFGEHREMAKALPSWNGKTIIDAMNSFPTPPEELDGLTSSAFVAKSFTGANLVKGFNHLGAAKLATDPIVEGGHRVVFLSSDGEDAFAPVVDLAKQLGFAPVKLGKLNEGGALVSARGQVWGPLIFQDLFKKQP, from the coding sequence ATGGAGGCATGGCGCAGGTCTAATCTCGGCGCGGTTCCGGGGCTGGCACTCCATCTCCGCCAGTCCTGGGATCACGCTTCTCAAACCTTTAGTTTAAACCCCAGATCGGAGAACAGAATGAGCTATGCAATCGTAGGTTTCGGAAAGATCGGTCAGGCTCTCGCTCACGCCTTCGCTCGTAAAAACATAAACGTGACCGTTGCAAGCCGCAGGTCGCCCGAAGAATTGGCACCACAGGCCCGGGAGATTGGGCACACCGTCGTCGCCAAGTCGCTGCAGGACGCGCTTCAGGCCGACACGATCATCCTGGCGATACCGTTCGGGGAGCATCGCGAGATGGCGAAAGCCCTGCCAAGTTGGAACGGCAAGACCATCATCGATGCGATGAACTCGTTTCCAACCCCACCGGAGGAGTTGGACGGTCTCACTTCCTCCGCCTTCGTGGCGAAGTCGTTTACCGGCGCCAACTTGGTGAAGGGCTTCAATCACCTGGGTGCGGCCAAACTGGCTACCGACCCGATCGTAGAGGGTGGGCATCGCGTCGTCTTTCTTTCGAGCGACGGCGAAGACGCATTCGCTCCCGTGGTGGATCTGGCGAAACAACTCGGCTTCGCTCCCGTCAAGCTGGGAAAGCTCAACGAGGGCGGCGCGTTGGTGAGCGCACGCGGCCAGGTCTGGGGTCCGCTTATCTTCCAGGATCTGTTCAAGAAGCAGCCGTAA
- a CDS encoding nuclear transport factor 2 family protein has product MSLEKNVQIVKDFLAALEGRDKDALLALADEDIEWIIPGKNWPLAGTHRGHAGLENLLQQANDTVETSFPEPPEFIAQGDRVLVVGLATGRIKATNKKWEDHWVFDIFVQNGKLTKVREYVDTQALARASETS; this is encoded by the coding sequence ATGAGTCTCGAGAAGAATGTCCAGATTGTGAAAGATTTTCTTGCGGCCCTTGAGGGCCGCGATAAAGACGCTTTGCTGGCATTAGCTGACGAAGATATCGAGTGGATCATTCCGGGCAAGAACTGGCCGCTTGCCGGCACGCACCGGGGGCATGCTGGACTGGAGAATCTACTTCAACAAGCTAACGACACCGTGGAAACTTCATTTCCAGAGCCGCCCGAGTTCATAGCACAGGGAGACCGGGTCCTTGTAGTCGGCTTGGCGACGGGAAGAATCAAAGCCACGAACAAGAAGTGGGAAGACCATTGGGTCTTCGACATCTTCGTTCAAAATGGCAAATTGACGAAGGTCCGAGAGTACGTCGACACCCAAGCACTGGCGCGGGCTTCCGAGACCTCATGA
- a CDS encoding AraC family transcriptional regulator translates to MDPITDIFRTMHVTAVGLHRLEATAPWGIKQEQQTEENVTPADKKMTPTDLVHFAMLSRGNCWLSVEGIPDPIPLTGGDCFLLAKGTSIVLRDSPRTRPSLSFREMGVKADNHVIHHGGGGALTTIVCGAFSFDRASLKPVTKLLPSFILMKADQARTLALHMTMQALASEMADQAPGSEVVATRLAEILFIHVLRAHIASRPERNKGWLRAVFDPQMGTALSAIHGRVNTPWTVESLAEAAGMSRSAFAARFKELLGQTPLEYVTEWRMQKAMQLLEQRDKKLIDVARSVGYESDAAFSKAFKRVVGANPGEYLRRGFEDNGHA, encoded by the coding sequence TTGGACCCGATAACAGACATCTTCAGAACGATGCACGTAACCGCAGTCGGTCTGCACAGGCTGGAAGCCACAGCCCCGTGGGGAATAAAACAGGAACAGCAGACCGAAGAAAATGTCACACCTGCCGACAAGAAGATGACTCCCACCGATTTGGTGCACTTCGCCATGCTGTCGCGCGGCAACTGTTGGCTGAGCGTCGAAGGGATTCCAGACCCGATTCCGCTCACCGGTGGCGATTGCTTTTTACTGGCTAAGGGGACTTCGATTGTTTTGCGCGACAGTCCGCGAACACGGCCGAGCTTGAGTTTCCGCGAGATGGGGGTCAAAGCTGACAACCATGTCATTCATCATGGTGGGGGTGGCGCACTAACGACGATCGTCTGTGGGGCCTTCAGTTTCGATCGCGCCAGCCTGAAGCCGGTTACGAAGTTATTGCCGAGCTTCATTCTGATGAAGGCCGATCAGGCACGCACGCTTGCTCTTCACATGACAATGCAGGCGCTGGCATCAGAAATGGCAGACCAGGCACCGGGATCTGAAGTCGTCGCGACTCGGCTAGCCGAGATTCTGTTTATCCATGTACTCCGGGCGCATATCGCGTCGAGACCGGAACGCAACAAAGGATGGCTTCGTGCTGTTTTCGATCCGCAAATGGGCACTGCCCTAAGTGCCATTCACGGCAGAGTGAATACGCCTTGGACGGTCGAATCCCTGGCCGAAGCGGCGGGCATGTCTCGCTCCGCATTCGCAGCACGTTTCAAAGAGCTACTCGGACAAACACCGCTGGAATACGTAACCGAGTGGCGGATGCAGAAGGCGATGCAGTTACTCGAACAGCGCGACAAAAAGCTCATCGATGTTGCTCGGTCGGTCGGTTATGAGTCCGACGCTGCATTCAGTAAGGCGTTCAAGCGAGTTGTCGGAGCCAACCCTGGGGAATACCTCAGACGTGGTTTTGAAGACAACGGTCATGCATGA
- a CDS encoding SDR family NAD(P)-dependent oxidoreductase: protein MGKLEGKVAVITGGSDGMALASAKLFVEEGAYVFITGRKQETLDKAVKAIGRNVTGVQGDAANLDDLDRLFETVKREKGKIDVLFVSAGIGEPVPLGQITEEHFDKTFDLNVRGTLFTVQKALPLFNDGGSIFMTGSNAAAKGFPGFGVYAASKLALRSFARTWLNELKERKIRVNLLVPGAIATTMQEAVLTPEAKVYFESLIPRGKMGQPEEVATVALFLASNDSSFVNGQELFVDGGMTAI from the coding sequence ATGGGAAAGCTTGAAGGTAAGGTTGCAGTCATTACGGGTGGATCCGACGGCATGGCGTTGGCGAGCGCCAAACTGTTTGTTGAAGAGGGTGCCTACGTTTTCATCACGGGCCGGAAGCAAGAGACGCTCGATAAGGCCGTGAAGGCAATCGGTCGGAATGTAACCGGCGTACAAGGTGACGCGGCCAATCTCGACGACCTCGACCGCCTCTTCGAGACGGTCAAGCGGGAGAAGGGCAAGATCGACGTTCTGTTCGTGAGCGCTGGCATCGGCGAGCCTGTCCCGCTGGGCCAGATCACCGAGGAGCACTTCGATAAGACCTTCGACCTGAACGTGCGCGGGACCCTCTTCACGGTGCAGAAAGCGTTGCCGCTATTCAACGATGGTGGATCAATCTTCATGACCGGGTCCAATGCTGCGGCGAAAGGTTTCCCTGGTTTTGGAGTGTATGCGGCGAGCAAGTTAGCACTGCGCTCCTTTGCGCGCACTTGGCTCAACGAACTCAAGGAGAGAAAGATCAGGGTGAACCTGCTGGTTCCCGGTGCTATTGCCACAACGATGCAGGAAGCAGTTCTTACCCCGGAAGCGAAGGTGTATTTCGAATCCCTAATCCCGCGGGGAAAGATGGGACAACCTGAGGAAGTCGCGACGGTCGCGCTGTTCCTTGCTTCGAACGACTCCAGCTTCGTGAACGGACAGGAGCTGTTCGTCGACGGCGGCATGACGGCCATCTAA
- a CDS encoding NAD(P)-binding domain-containing protein: MSYAIVGFGKIGQALAHAFARNNIDVTVASRRPPEELDGLPSSAFVEKAFTGAKLVKGFNHLIAATLATNPVVEGGHRVVFRMRFLPY; encoded by the coding sequence ATGAGCTACGCGATTGTAGGATTCGGGAAGATAGGCCAGGCCCTCGCCCACGCCTTCGCCCGTAACAACATCGACGTGACCGTCGCGAGCCGCCGCCCGCCTGAGGAGTTGGACGGCCTCCCGTCCTCCGCCTTCGTCGAGAAGGCGTTCACTGGCGCCAAGCTCGTGAAAGGTTTTAATCACCTGATTGCGGCCACCCTGGCTACCAATCCGGTCGTCGAGGGCGGACATCGAGTTGTCTTTCGAATGCGTTTCCTTCCGTATTGA
- a CDS encoding glycoside hydrolase family 32 protein: protein MKTNVTRREFLRTVTIACLPAASPLAALVSGAPPEFPTASRLSKDPRRPQFHLLPTHNWMNDPNGPIYFAGKYHIFFQYNPEAAIWGNMSWNHAISDDMLHWKNYPVAFTMTPGGADAAGCFSGSAILADHEGKPRVCAIYTGVVKDKDHETVRNEGLRESQCLAWSEDPMLMQWTKVSKPVIPHPPDGLAITGFRDPSIWKQGDDYFLMVGSGMEKVGGCVLLYRSKDLLNWKYLHPLVSGVWNGAYTRNPVGDGEMWECPDFFPLDGGHVLIYSSMGKVIWQSGVLNQTTMRFEPKKSGLLDLDAFYAPKTQLDAHGRRILWGWIPERRSQAEMIEAGWSGMMSLPRVLSLDRDGTLRMEVLPDAINLRDESIPRKQTEPSLSVVLADATGEFLCTGKRDTDMRLSVMSGSVALVEMEYSSKRHAWLVEGKSIVLQPSDTPSLHGFVDGSVIEVILSERVGYTKRFYYPSVTAPDITIQVSGAVHTLNGWKISPISDDRLSTDTALT from the coding sequence ATGAAAACCAATGTCACTCGCCGCGAGTTTCTTAGGACCGTTACCATTGCATGTCTACCGGCTGCAAGTCCTCTGGCCGCCCTTGTGTCCGGCGCTCCGCCGGAGTTCCCGACAGCTTCCCGACTCTCCAAGGATCCACGTCGGCCTCAATTTCATCTATTGCCGACGCATAACTGGATGAATGACCCAAACGGCCCAATCTACTTTGCTGGGAAGTACCACATCTTCTTTCAGTACAACCCGGAAGCAGCAATCTGGGGCAATATGAGCTGGAACCACGCAATCTCGGACGATATGCTCCATTGGAAGAACTATCCTGTGGCCTTCACGATGACTCCGGGAGGCGCGGACGCTGCGGGGTGCTTCTCCGGATCGGCGATTCTTGCCGATCATGAGGGGAAACCACGGGTATGCGCAATCTATACAGGTGTGGTCAAAGACAAAGACCACGAGACGGTTCGGAACGAGGGGCTGCGTGAGTCGCAATGTCTCGCATGGTCCGAAGATCCGATGTTGATGCAGTGGACCAAAGTGTCGAAGCCGGTGATACCGCACCCACCGGATGGGCTGGCTATTACTGGATTTCGGGATCCGTCGATCTGGAAACAGGGAGATGACTATTTCCTGATGGTAGGTTCCGGGATGGAGAAGGTCGGCGGCTGCGTTCTGCTCTATCGATCGAAGGACCTGCTGAACTGGAAATATCTTCATCCGCTCGTCAGTGGTGTGTGGAATGGTGCCTACACACGAAATCCGGTTGGAGATGGAGAGATGTGGGAATGCCCAGACTTCTTTCCTCTGGACGGGGGACACGTTTTGATCTACTCCTCAATGGGCAAAGTCATTTGGCAATCTGGCGTGCTTAACCAGACAACCATGAGGTTCGAGCCAAAGAAGAGCGGATTACTCGATCTCGATGCTTTCTATGCGCCGAAGACGCAGCTTGATGCCCACGGGCGTCGCATCTTATGGGGATGGATTCCCGAACGCCGCTCACAGGCAGAGATGATCGAAGCTGGTTGGTCGGGCATGATGAGTTTGCCGCGGGTGCTGAGCCTTGATCGTGATGGCACGCTTCGAATGGAAGTGCTGCCAGATGCAATAAATCTGCGAGACGAATCGATCCCAAGGAAGCAAACAGAACCAAGTCTTTCGGTCGTCCTCGCTGATGCAACGGGTGAATTCTTGTGCACCGGGAAACGAGACACGGATATGAGGCTTTCCGTAATGTCCGGATCTGTCGCATTGGTTGAGATGGAATATTCTTCCAAACGGCACGCTTGGTTAGTGGAAGGAAAAAGCATTGTTCTCCAGCCTTCGGATACCCCGAGCCTGCATGGTTTCGTCGACGGCTCCGTCATAGAGGTGATCCTCAGCGAGCGCGTTGGATATACCAAACGGTTCTACTATCCGAGCGTCACCGCTCCCGACATTACAATTCAAGTAAGCGGCGCAGTTCACACTTTGAACGGTTGGAAGATCTCGCCGATTTCAGATGACCGACTTTCGACCGATACCGCTCTCACCTAA
- a CDS encoding carbohydrate kinase family protein produces the protein MVDWLVQARFQRISLRGFFMSKPVLMVGLGELLWDLLPSGRVMGGAPANFAYMASVLGDRGVVASRVGRDAFGREACEVLAKLGLTTSYIQHDDAHETGSARVSLDLEGLPTFTIKEAVAWDFLEQSLIWKELAEQADVICFGTLAQRSPISSTTIDQFLSETRETTLQIYDVNLRQSFFSVETLERSFHHADIAKLTNEELLRVSSLFAFHEADEVVLARRLLRRFALRLVCITRGAHGSLLVSEREAVEHGGFAVDVVDTVGAGDAFTACLAHYFVRGCALGEVSEAANRFASWVTTQVGATPRLDPAYLQQILGHAPGTARTLVTPKDLGPRSDQDNREIEI, from the coding sequence ATGGTCGATTGGCTGGTGCAGGCCCGTTTCCAACGGATTTCACTCCGAGGGTTTTTCATGAGTAAGCCAGTCCTAATGGTCGGTTTGGGAGAACTGCTGTGGGACCTCTTGCCGTCAGGTCGAGTAATGGGTGGCGCCCCTGCGAATTTTGCATATATGGCAAGCGTGCTTGGTGATCGTGGTGTCGTGGCGAGTCGCGTTGGCAGGGACGCCTTTGGACGTGAAGCGTGCGAGGTCCTGGCGAAGCTTGGCTTGACGACCAGTTATATCCAGCACGATGACGCTCATGAAACCGGAAGCGCAAGAGTCTCACTCGATCTGGAAGGTTTGCCGACATTTACGATCAAGGAGGCAGTTGCGTGGGACTTTCTTGAACAGTCCCTCATATGGAAAGAACTGGCAGAACAGGCTGATGTCATTTGCTTTGGGACCCTCGCCCAACGGTCGCCGATTTCCTCGACTACGATCGACCAATTCCTCAGCGAGACGAGGGAAACAACACTCCAGATCTACGATGTAAATCTGCGTCAATCGTTCTTCAGTGTAGAAACCCTGGAAAGGTCTTTTCACCACGCAGATATTGCGAAACTTACCAACGAAGAGCTTTTGCGGGTTTCATCGCTCTTTGCGTTTCATGAGGCCGACGAAGTCGTATTGGCAAGACGCCTGCTGCGGCGGTTCGCATTGCGACTGGTCTGCATCACCCGCGGCGCCCATGGAAGTCTGTTGGTCTCCGAAAGGGAAGCGGTGGAACATGGTGGCTTCGCTGTAGATGTTGTGGACACCGTAGGAGCTGGTGACGCCTTTACCGCGTGTTTGGCCCATTACTTCGTTCGTGGTTGTGCGCTCGGAGAGGTTAGCGAGGCGGCGAATCGGTTCGCATCTTGGGTTACGACACAGGTTGGAGCAACTCCACGGCTTGACCCTGCATATCTCCAACAAATCTTGGGACATGCGCCCGGGACAGCGAGAACGCTCGTGACTCCGAAGGATTTGGGCCCGAGATCCGATCAAGATAACCGAGAGATCGAAATATGA
- a CDS encoding SGNH/GDSL hydrolase family protein, producing MRTPILRLVILVSTVGLLGINVWAAEKKIQEDWVSAWSTAVHEPLAFPGLPPTPVFDNQTIRMIVRPAIGSGRVRIRFSNAYGASVLEIGAAHIAVVEHGSAIIPATDRVLTFGGSASVKVPPGAPILTDPVDLKISPFTELAITIFLPHPMSATTTHFWAQHETYVSGPGDFTGSAEIQNASVTTAWYWLASVEVPAASSFAAVVTFGDSITDGVGAKQGQYEDWPDQLAKRLSGIAVLNEGIGGNRILHDGAGVSALARFDRDVLAQPSITSMIVLEGINDIGWPHMKPPAPKNGAPLQTSPFAGETVTSKDLIVGLRQLIDRAHQHGIRVFGATLTPYEGAGYFSQDGETVRQEVNQWIRSSGAFDDVMDFDAAVRDPRHPSRFREEYQSGDYLHPSAAGYRAMAAAIDIEALRTEPHQVPVAKTSKK from the coding sequence ATGCGGACACCTATATTAAGACTGGTCATTCTTGTTTCTACCGTTGGACTCCTCGGGATCAACGTATGGGCTGCGGAGAAGAAGATACAGGAGGATTGGGTGAGTGCCTGGAGCACGGCGGTTCATGAACCGTTGGCCTTTCCCGGGCTCCCACCTACTCCAGTTTTCGACAATCAAACGATCAGAATGATCGTGCGGCCAGCAATCGGGAGCGGGCGTGTACGCATCCGGTTTTCGAATGCATATGGAGCGTCTGTCCTGGAGATCGGAGCAGCACATATCGCTGTTGTGGAACACGGTTCGGCGATCATTCCTGCGACGGATCGTGTCTTGACGTTTGGCGGATCGGCATCGGTCAAGGTTCCACCGGGGGCACCCATACTGACCGACCCCGTCGATTTGAAGATTTCTCCATTCACGGAGCTCGCAATCACGATCTTTCTTCCCCATCCGATGTCGGCAACTACTACCCATTTCTGGGCACAGCATGAGACTTACGTCTCAGGCCCGGGTGACTTCACTGGCAGCGCCGAAATACAAAATGCTTCCGTTACAACGGCCTGGTACTGGTTGGCTTCTGTTGAAGTCCCGGCTGCCAGCTCGTTTGCGGCAGTTGTGACGTTTGGCGATTCGATTACGGACGGAGTTGGAGCCAAGCAGGGTCAATATGAAGATTGGCCCGATCAACTTGCCAAACGTCTGTCAGGTATCGCCGTTCTCAACGAGGGGATTGGAGGAAATCGCATTCTTCATGACGGCGCGGGAGTGAGTGCGCTGGCGCGTTTCGACCGGGATGTACTTGCACAGCCTAGTATCACGAGCATGATTGTTCTCGAAGGCATCAATGATATCGGGTGGCCGCACATGAAGCCGCCCGCGCCCAAGAATGGCGCACCACTACAAACGTCTCCCTTCGCCGGCGAGACCGTGACCTCGAAAGATCTCATTGTTGGGCTGCGTCAGCTGATCGATCGCGCCCACCAACATGGAATCCGGGTCTTCGGCGCAACCCTGACGCCTTATGAAGGGGCGGGCTATTTCAGTCAGGATGGGGAGACTGTGCGGCAGGAGGTGAATCAATGGATCCGCTCAAGTGGGGCGTTTGATGACGTCATGGATTTCGATGCGGCAGTTCGTGACCCGAGGCATCCATCTCGATTCCGCGAAGAATATCAATCCGGCGACTATCTTCACCCAAGCGCCGCAGGCTACAGGGCTATGGCCGCTGCGATCGACATCGAAGCACTGCGGACAGAGCCGCATCAAGTGCCTGTTGCCAAGACTTCAAAGAAGTAG
- a CDS encoding alpha/beta hydrolase, which yields MGKLSRALGVGVYVSLVAAASIFAPAQSTAGSVRPDGTVVINDLPVPISSSLSPEAHAYMLHLLVDKPFSEGPSESDIKALRAFQDKIMNGFLQPIRSRYQVDIEHKTVAGVYTDIVTPSDGIAPKNKDKVLLNVHGGGFITGARTAGLVESVPIAAIEKIKVVTINYRMGPEFKFPAASEDVAAVYAEILKEYSPQHIGLYGCSAGGMLTGMSIAWFHAHHLPNPAAVGVLCAGLGEMFVGDAPRLAGPLNGMSTPGASANKTGGPRPTLAYLSNANSKDPLVYPLNSTLLLARFPPTLFVTSTRGFEFSSVLEADNALVRQGIETELHVWDGLPHAFWYNSSLPESREVYDVIARFFDSHLSK from the coding sequence ATGGGAAAGTTGAGTCGAGCTTTAGGTGTGGGTGTCTACGTATCGCTCGTGGCGGCAGCCAGCATCTTCGCGCCGGCGCAGAGCACTGCGGGCAGCGTTCGACCCGATGGAACCGTGGTTATTAACGACCTTCCGGTCCCTATCTCCAGTTCGTTGAGTCCGGAGGCTCACGCTTACATGCTCCATCTGCTCGTGGATAAGCCCTTCTCTGAAGGACCGAGCGAATCCGACATCAAGGCACTGCGCGCCTTCCAAGACAAAATCATGAACGGATTTCTGCAGCCGATACGTTCGAGGTATCAGGTCGACATTGAACACAAGACCGTTGCAGGTGTCTACACAGATATAGTTACGCCGAGCGATGGAATAGCACCTAAGAACAAAGACAAGGTGCTGCTGAATGTCCATGGCGGCGGATTCATTACAGGGGCGCGAACTGCCGGCCTCGTGGAGTCTGTTCCGATCGCAGCAATTGAAAAGATCAAGGTTGTTACGATCAACTATCGGATGGGCCCTGAATTTAAGTTTCCTGCCGCTAGCGAGGATGTTGCTGCTGTTTACGCTGAAATTCTCAAGGAATACTCGCCGCAGCATATTGGCCTCTACGGCTGCTCCGCTGGTGGCATGCTGACGGGGATGTCGATTGCTTGGTTTCATGCGCACCATTTACCCAATCCAGCCGCTGTAGGCGTTCTATGTGCCGGACTGGGTGAGATGTTTGTCGGCGACGCTCCACGACTCGCGGGCCCTTTGAATGGGATGTCGACGCCTGGGGCATCGGCTAACAAAACAGGCGGGCCGCGGCCTACTCTCGCCTATCTGAGTAACGCGAATTCCAAAGATCCTCTTGTCTATCCACTGAACTCAACTCTGCTCCTGGCTAGGTTTCCGCCGACGCTCTTTGTAACGAGCACTCGAGGATTTGAATTTTCATCAGTACTTGAAGCGGACAACGCTCTTGTGCGGCAGGGAATCGAGACCGAGCTACATGTGTGGGATGGATTGCCCCATGCGTTCTGGTACAACTCGAGTCTTCCCGAGTCGAGGGAAGTATACGATGTGATCGCTCGATTCTTCGATTCGCATCTTTCGAAGTGA